In the genome of Raphanus sativus cultivar WK10039 chromosome 4, ASM80110v3, whole genome shotgun sequence, one region contains:
- the LOC108808141 gene encoding uncharacterized protein LOC108808141, with protein sequence MDSGGKQISMERVELPQLHEHPLVPFSPFVSSRCKVCSHFSRLFEVYIYGGYRCNELGCGWAVFHKDCANPLKEINHSFHPDHPLKLIIATLPLQDSQSHTCFCGRSFKDGYCCAICDFKLCLVCARRQEPLVLPENSYGGHEHPLKIVCDPYNRRSPELCKACVKYLDQTDHHYRCQECEEFAIHIDCLELFPEAYHMTSHPQHPLKSLRGHQVPDYADKNCLLCEKEFDQVPHHQLHHCDVCNVSICSLCMIDPPPVEVECMKTHEHQLHLVPRLIDFTCNACGTQGNRSPYFCLPCNFMIHRECIDLPRVININRHDHRISYTPRLGHGEWKCRVCRKEVVGFYGAYTCSKCPTFSVHARCATREDVWDMVEREGTPEEEEEEEIPPYQVIDDNTVKHFSHDHNLQLNKDGVILSENTLCKACIFQISSEPFYICKQHHCGFILHEKCANLPRKKRHVCNNLPFTLHTDSHYKFQCWLCYQHSSGFRYESGPFVTIDVGCASTSDLVEHESHPHPLYYCSSYEDSKPCSRCKRSNDRLFSCDECEYDLDGKCAILPEKVMKNRYDDHPLLLSYGDMDVDDEKYWCESCETKVDPKEGFYACNDCGVVLHISCVLGDFSYIMPGSFVSVDFTTPGYVYISEGSMTSSDEEVVSNTSICRPFCAACNSRCKLPSVLKVSKDGVVVCFCSLKCRYHIGK encoded by the coding sequence ATGGATTCTGGAGGTAAGCAGATCAGCATGGAAAGAGTAGAGTTACCACAACTTCACGAGCATCCTTTGGTACCTTTCAGTCCCTTTGTTTCTAGTCGGTGCAAGGTGTGCAGCCATTTCTCTAGGTTGTTTGAGGTTTACATCTATGGAGGGTACCGTTGCAATGAACTGGGGTGTGGATGGGCTGTGTTCCATAAAGATTGCGCCAATCCTTTAAAAGAGATCAACCACTCTTTCCATCCCGACCATCCTCTCAAACTCATCATCGCTACCCTTCCCTTACAAGATTCCCAATCACATACATGTTTCTGTGGAAGAAGTTTCAAAGATGGTTATTGTTGTGCAATATGTGATTTCAAGTTGTGTTTGGTGTGCGCGAGGAGACAAGAACCACttgttcttcctgaaaattCATACGGAGGACACGAGCATCCACTCAAAATCGTATGTGATCCTTACAATAGGCGGAGTCCAGAACTCTGCAAAGCATGTGTTAAATATTTAGACCAGACAGATCATCATTACAGATGTCAAGAGTGCGAAGAATTTGCCATCCATATAGATTGTCTTGAATTGTTTCCAGAAGCATACCACATGACTTCCCATCCCCAACACCCACTCAAGTCACTTAGAGGTCATCAAGTTCCTGATTACGCCGACAAGAATTGTCTTCTTTGCGAGAAGGAGTTCGATCAAGTACCACATCACCAACTTCACCACTGTGATGTTTGTAATGTAAGCATATGCAGTTTATGCATGATAGACCCACCACCGGTTGAGGTTGAATGCATGAAGACACATGAACATCAACTTCATCTTGTTCCAAGACTCATTGACTTCACTTGCAATGCTTGTGGTACCCAAGGCAACCGAAGCCCTTATTTCTGTCTTCCATGCAATTTCATGATCCACCGGGAGTGTATTGATCTACCTCGTGTCATAAACATCAACCGCCACGATCACCGCATCTCATACACCCCTCGCCTTGGACATGGAGAGTGGAAATGCAGAGTTTGCCGTAAAGAAGTAGTTGGATTCTACGGGGCTTATACTTGCTCAAAATGTCCTACTTTTTCTGTTCATGCAAGATGCGCAACGAGAGAAGATGTATGGGACATGGTTGAACGGGAGGGGacaccagaagaagaagaagaagaagaaattccGCCTTACCAAGTGATTGATGATAACACGGTAAAACATTTCAGCCATGATCATAACTTACAACTCAACAAGGATGGGGTGATTCTATCTGAAAACACACTATGCAAGGCATGCATCTTCCAGATTAGTTCAGAACCCTTCTACATTTGCAAGCAGCATCACTGCGGTTTCATTCTCCATGAAAAATGCGCAAACCTACCACGGAAAAAACGCCATGTGTGCAACAACCTGCCATTCACGCTTCACACAGACTCTCACTACAAGTTTCAGTGTTGGCTTTGTTATCAACACTCCTCAGGTTTCAGGTACGAATCTGGACCTTTTGTGACTATAGATGTAGGATGTGCTTCGACTTCAGATTTAGTTGAGCACGAAAGCCATCCACATCCTTTATACTACTGCTCTAGTTACGAAGATAGTAAGCCTTGTAGTAGATGCAAAAGGAGTAATGACCGTTTATTTAGTTGTGATGAGTGTGAGTATGATTTGGACGGAAAGTGTGCTATTTTACCTGAAAAGGTAATGAAAAATAGATATGATGATCATCCTCTCCTCTTGTCATATGGAGACATGGATGTGGATGATGAAAAATATTGGTGCGAGTCCTGTGAAACAAAAGTGGATCCAAAGGAAGGTTTCTATGCATGCAACGACTGCGGAGTGGTATTGCATATTTCATGCGTTTTGGGAGACTTCTCATACATCATGCCTGGTTCATTCGTTTCCGTTGACTTCACTACTCctggatatgtatatatcagTGAAGGTTCCATGACAAGCTCCGATGAAGAAGTGGTGTCCAACACCTCTATTTGTAGACCATTTTGCGCTGCGTGCAACTCTCGATGCAAGCTCCCTTCCGTTCTTAAGGTTTCCAAAGACGGAGTTGTTGTATGCTTTTGCTCTTTAAAATGTCGTTACCACATTGGAAAGTGA
- the LOC108854661 gene encoding uncharacterized protein LOC108854661: MLTDRGRRVSICIGTLDYGHRKFRGNGCYGGFVDRSSERCREWSPSSASRILRISSPTTSPPSATSPVSLNCSYSNNGSAGGYIEHRVSKFDTLAGIAIKYGVEVADITKLNGLVTDLQMFALKSLRIPLPGRHPPSPCLSNSSFSHGEDCSEQVSSCNGNLQDVFDPFQSLRETKKISPAMDSLQGYYGLKPTNRRASEASHLQDNDQYLKPFPATSTPLNQHRKSRSLVDAVIAEVNQSSSNGYNKEVDSADKPIRRRQKSEADFISRTPEPLLKKESRSSSSGVFSAIAGKGLALRPKAAASRTNSPADTNGNTNPVPINLMDAPLGDSFSSVRKSFSASILQEPVNKGGSSSSSLWTSSKWTLKADLLQQAAMARSIFDGLPKPLTGRRNKKAM, from the exons ATGCTAACGGATCGAGGGAGGCGAGTTTCTATCTGTATTGGGACTCTTGACTATGGCCACCGAAAATTCCGTGGTAACGGTTGTTACGGCGGTTTCGTTGACCGATCGTCGGAGAGATGCCGCGAATGGAGTCCTTCATCAGCTTCGAGAATTCTCCGTATCTCCTCTCCCACCACGTCTCCACCGTCGGCGACTTCTCCCGTCTCCCTGAATTGCTCCTACTCTAACAACGGCTCCGCTGGCGGCTATATCGAGCATCGTGTCTCCAAGTTCGATACTCTAGCCGGCATTGCCATCAAGTACGGTGTCGAG GTAGCAGATATTACGAAGCTAAATGGACTTGTAACTGACCTTCAGATGTTTGCTCTCAAGTCTCTCCGGATTCCATTACCTGGGAGGCATCCTCCTTCTCCCTGCTTATCTAACTCCTCCTTCAGCCACGG AGAGGATTGCTCTGAGCAAGTTTCATCATGCAACGGCAACCTCCAAGATGTGTTTGACCCCTTCCAGTCATTGCGGGAGACGAAGAAGATCTCTCCAGCCATGGACTCCCTGCAAGGTTACTACGGTCTGAAACCAACGAACAGGAGAGCTTCCGAAGCTTCTCATCTCCAAGACAATGATCAGTACCTCAAACCGTTCCCAGCCACCAGTACTCCTTTAAACCAGCACAGAAAATCCAGAAGCTTGGTTGATGCAGTTATCGCCGAGGTCAACCAATCATCATCCAACGGGTACAACAAGGAAGTGGATTCCGCTGATAAGCCAATCAGAAGACGCCAAAAATCTGAAGCTGATTTCATTTCGAGAACACCAGAACCGCTTCTGAAGAAGGAGAGCAGAAGCAGCAGCAGTGGCGTGTTTTCTGCAATAGCCGGGAAAGGTTTAGCACTTAGACCCAAAGCAGCAGCGAGCAGAACTAACTCGCCAGCAGATACTAATGGTAATACCAATCCAGTACCAATCAATCTGATGGATGCTCCTTTGGGAGACAGCTTCTCAAGCGTGAGGAAATCGTTTAGCGCCTCTATTCTGCAAGAACCGGTCAACAAGGGTGGTTCGTCATCATCATCGCTATGGACAAGCTCCAAGTGGACACTGAAAGCAGATTTGCTCCAACAAGCAGCCATGGCAAGGTCTATCTTTGACGGATTGCCTAAGCCTCTAACTGGTCGGAGAAACAAAAAGGCTATGTAG
- the LOC108854660 gene encoding photosystem II stability/assembly factor HCF136, chloroplastic, with amino-acid sequence MASLQLCDGYLLSKPSVSPRFRLPQRITHRLIPKASASPPPPSSSSSLSLTRRDLLYQSAAVSLSLSSIVGPAKADEQLSEWERVFLPIDPGVVLLDIAFVPDEPSRGFLLGTRQTLLETKDGGNTWAPRSIPSAEEEDFNYRFNSISFKGKEGWIIGKPAILLYTADAGENWDRIPLSSQLPGDMVFIEATGEKSAEMVTDEGAIYVTSNKGYNWKAAIQETVSATLNRTVSSGISGASYYTGTFSAVNRSPDGRYVAVSSRGNFFLTWEPGQPYWQPHNRAVARRIQNMGWRADGGLWLLVRGGGLYLSKGTGISEDFDEVPVQSRGFGILDVGYRSEEEAWAAGGSGILLRTRNGGKSWNRDKAADNIAANLYAVKFVDDKKGFVLGNDGVLLRYVG; translated from the exons ATGGCGTCTCTCCAACTCTGCGACGGTTATCTTCTCTCTAAGCCCTCTGTATCTCCACGCTTCCGTCTCCCTCAACGAATCACTCACCGCCTCATCCCCAAAGCCTCCgcttctcctcctccaccatcttcatcttcttcactctcTCTCACTCGGCGGGATCTTCTCTACCAATCGGCGGCAGTATCACTCTCCCTTTCCTCCATCGTCGGACCAGCTAAAGCTGATGAACAGTTATCCGAATGGGAAAGAGTCTTCCTCCCAATCGATCCCGGCGTCGTTCTTCTCGACATTGCTTTCGTCCCCGACGAACCTAGCCGCG GGTTTCTACTGGGGACGAGGCAGACTCTGTTAGAGACCAAAGACGGTGGAAACACGTGGGCCCCACGATCAATCCCTTCAGCTGAAGAAGAGGATTTCAATTACAGGTTCAATTCGATCAGCTTCAAAGGCAAAGAAGGGTGGATCATCGGCAAGCCTGCTATCTTGCTATACACTGCCGATGCCGGAGAGAATTGGGATCGAATCCCCCTTAGCTCTCAGCTTCCCGGTGATATG GTGTTTATAGAGGCGACTGGAGAAAAGAGTGCAGAGATGGTTACAGATGAAGGTGCTATCTATGTTACTTCTAACAAGGGATATAACTGGAAAGCTGCTATTCAGGAAACCGTCTCAGCTACTTTGAATAG GACAGTCTCCAGTGGAATCAGTGGTGCTAGTTACTACACGGGAACCTTCAGTGCTGTTAATCGTTCACCAGATGGAAGATATGTTGCTGTTTCCAGCCGTGGTAACTTCTTTTTGACGTGGGAGCCTGGGCAG CCTTACTGGCAACCACACAATAGAGCAGTTGCCAGAAGAATTCAGAACATGGGATGGAGAGCTGATGGTGGTCTTTGGCTTCTTGTTCGAGGAGGAGGACTTTATCTTAGCAAAGGCACTGGT ATTTCAGAGGACTTTGACGAAGTTCCAGTACAAAGCCGTGGGTTTGGCATTCTAGATGTTGGTTATCGCTCAGAG GAAGAAGCATGGGCAGCAGGAGGCAGTGGGATTCTACTGAGAACAAGAAACGGAGGCAAGTCATGGAACCGTGACAAAGCTGCTGACAATATCGCAGCTAATCTGTACGCGGTCAA ATTTGTGGATGACAAGAAAGGGTTTGTGCTTGGAAACGATGGAGTGTTGCTTCGATATGTAGGATGA
- the LOC130511543 gene encoding ATP-dependent Clp protease proteolytic subunit 2, mitochondrial-like encodes MMMRSLFSGAKRLSTPSLISTTTRSYSLIPMVIEHSSRGERAYDIFSRLLKERIICINGPINDDTSHVVVAQLLFLESENPSKPIHMYLNSPGGHVTAGLAIYDTMQYIRSPISTICLGQAASMASLLLAAGAKGQRRSLPNATVMIHQPSGGYSGQAKDITIHTKQIVRVWDALNGLYAKHTGQPIDLIAENMDRDNFMTPEEAKAFGIIDEVIDERPLELVKDAVGSGSKDDKKSSS; translated from the exons atgatgatgagaagTCTCTTTTCCGGCGCCAAGCGGCTATCAACTCCGTCACTAATCTCGACGACCACAAGAAGCTACAGCCTCATTCCGATGGTAATCGAGCACTCGTCGCGAGGAGAGAGAGCCTACGACATCTTCTCTCGCTTGCTCAAGGAGCGTATCATCTGCATCAACGGCCCAATCAACGACGACACCTCCCACGTCGTCGTAGCTCAGCTCCTCTTCCTCGAATCCGAGAACCCTTCCAAGCCGATCCATATGTATCTCAATTCACCCGGAGGCCACGTCACCGCCG GTCTAGCAATTTATGATACTATGCAGTACATTCGTTCTCCGATAAGCACAATCTGTTTAGGCCAGGCTGCATCGATGGCCTCTCTCCTCTTGGCAGCTGGCGCCAAGGGACAGAGGCGGTCGCTGCCTAACGCGACGGTTATGATTCATCAGCCTTCGGGTGGGTATAGCGGTCAGGCCAAGGATATAACGATTCATACGAAGCAGATTGTTCGTGTGTGGGATGCGTTGAATGGTCTGTATGCCAAACACACGGGTCAGCCTATTGATTTGATCGCGGAGAACATGGATAGGGATAACTTCATGACTCCTGAGGAGGCTAAGGCGTTTGGGATAATCGATGAGGTGATTGATGAGAGGCCGTTGGAGTTGGTGAAAGATGCAGTTGGGAGTGGAAGCAAAGATGATAAGAAGAGTTCGAGTTAA